The genomic stretch TTTCCCATAAAACACCGTCAGCTAAGCCCGCTACGCCGAAAATTCTCTCTTCAAATTTGGACATGGCCTGATAAAAATTTTGTGCTTGCACTCGATGACCGCGAAAGTACCAACGATCCTGATCCTTCTTATGGATGAACAGGCAACCTGCTAACCTCCCGATCCTCACCTTCGTTCGAGAATAGCACTCCCAATTCAGTCTCTCATAAGGAGTCATCAGCTTTACTTTCACAACACAATCCCACGCTGGTCGAGTTGCTCGATCAGGTTCTGCTGAAATCGAACCATCCGTTCATATGCTTTTTGATGCTCTCCCTTCCTGTCCAAGTACTGGCACATTTGCCGATTCACTTCGTCAAGCTCCGCCATCTTGCCGTGCTGCTCAAAAATCTTGATCGCGTTGGTCAGGTGTTTTTCTCCCTTCAACTCGTCATTGTGATGAAAATAGACAAAGGAGAGAACACGGTGGACTTTCCCTATTATCGGATCAGTGTCTGAAAGCGCCATTCGAGCTTTTTCTGCGTATGCCCAGGCTTCGTCTAGTTCATTATGTTCCAAGCAGATCATCGCTATGTCTGCCATGATGTCTCCAGCTTTAGATTTGTCCCCATCTCGCTCATACTGATCCGCTATGGATAACAGTTTTTGAACGGACATCTTCCAATCGCTCGACGCACGTTGCAGCATGACCAAGCGATGTTGCATCGCGTGGCACTGTTGCCTGTTCGCTTGTTCCTCCAACAGCACTTTTGCCTTCATCGCATATTCTTCTGCTTGTTCATACTTCTTTTGCCGATCATAGAGCTCTGCCAAACGGATGTATGTCTTCCCTCGTTCTTCACCATTGCACCGATTGAGTAACAATGCCTGCTCGTAATACTCGACCGCCTCCGAACCCTTCCCCATCCGCTCATGAAGGGTCGCGAACTGCATCAGAATCTTTGCTTGAAAATCTGCGTCAAGATCTTCAACTCTTTGTACTTCATCCCAAGCTCGGCTCGTATGAAAGAGTGAGATCGGATATTCATTTTTCAACAAAGCGACCTGCCCAAGAGCTAACATCACTTCAGCGAGCAAATGGTTGTTCCGTCCCGTGTTGCAAATTTGATAGAGCTGATTCAACACTTTTTCCGCTTCAAGAAGATTCCCCAACGCAATGTGGCATCGTGCAAATTCTATCTGCAAGTTCTCTTGTGGAATCCGATGCTGTGTGTGTTCTAATAGATCATGCAACAACGGCATGGCTGTTTGAAATTCCTTCGCTCGGACCATGCTCATCGCCAATTTGTATTTGCTGGAGTATTCGAGATCCAGATTCACCTCTTTTAAGAGTTGCTCAAGTGGAACTTCGAGGCGATTCGCAATCGCAACCAGCGTTTTATACGAGGGACGCGCCCGGTCACTTTCAATTTGCGAAATTAAAGATGGTGTGCATATGCCAGAAGCAAGCTCAATTTGAGTAGTACCTTTTTTCAGGCGAAGTTCACGAACTCTTTGACCGAGTGACATCATTCCCATCATCCTTTCCAGAATTAAGTATCTAAGATTAGGATAATTGGGATGGATTGCAAATAATATATTTTAAATTAAGTGCCTTGCCATTGCGTAAAACGCCATATGTCAATTCGGAAAATGACATAAAAACGCCCTCGCTAAAATTAACGAGGGGTCGATTGTTTACCGATATGCGGCGATTCCAGGTTCAGGTGGAGAGGTTTGCGCTTGGTTGCTTACAGACAAACTGCCTGTAAGCAAGCTAAGAATGGCTGCAAACATCAATCCCGATAGTACCCATTTTCTCACTAAAATCCCTCCTCATTTAGAAACTCACTTTTGGTACCAGAAAGCATACGACTCTTTTCATAGTATCTTATCGCACTTTCTCCGTCATCTTTCAAAAAATAATATTCCATCAGTGATTTACAAGCGAGATAACGGAGCGTTTGGCTAATGTTCGGATTATTAATTACCGACTCTGCATAAGACGGATCATCTCTGACGACAGTTTGCATCACCTGTAAACGTCCCCAATATTCTGGATACTCCTGTGCAAGTGACTCGTATTCATTTAGAACTTGCATCGCCATGTCGTAATCACGAAGTTGCAGTAACGACTTAACATATTCTTTTACTGCAAGGATCAGTATACCTTCAAACTCCTGCACTGTATTGATTGCTGAAACTAACAATCTGGCAGACGTTTTGTAATCACCCGCAATGTATTCATAATGCGCGACATTAATTAAGGCGTGTCCAATTTGTTTTTTGTCATTTGTCTGCTCAAAAAGTTCCAGTGAACGATACGCAAGTTTTTTTGCCTGTACCAACTCGCCGCGATCCTCGTACATTTTCATTCGAGTGTAATACGCCCGCCCAAGTTTATTTGGGTCATCAGAAAACACTTCTTCAACGAGTTTTAGCATCTCTTCGATCTGACTATATTCTTTACGAATGGAGCTAGTTAACATCAAGTTCGAGGTAACAAGATACAGCAGTTGTTTATCATCAAATTCTGTTTCAACGCTTTTTGCATACTCGTAAGCAGTCAACCATGTTTGGTGTGCTTCCTCGAATCTTTCTTGAACAAAAAGGACCCGGCCTAAAAGATTCAGGCTATTTCCTCTCTCCGTCATGCCTTTAGCAACTTCGACCAACTCCATTGCAAGGGCATTCGCTCGAATCAACATCACTTTTGTTCTTTTTTTGCCAGTCAGAACTTTTACCAATTCTTGCTCTTTTTGAAAGGTATCCTCCTGTTTCAAGCGTTCAGGGGACACGTTTAGCCCTTTCGAAATAAGTTCTAATTCCGAAGGAGCAATACGTCTCGTGCCAAGAAGCATTTGACGGAATGTCTCGCGATTCATCCCAATTTTCTCCGCAAATGCACGAATGCTATACGCATCGCCTTTCTCGGTCATCAATTCTGAAATACGTCTCCCTAACTTGATTTTGGCAAGCGTCGAACTTGCCGTATATTCAACCGTAGACATAAAAATGCCCTCCTATTACAAATAATCCAGTGTATATATAAAAAGTTCCTCACAGTTATACATTCGGTAATTATATATAATAGTTATTCATTTGTACACAACAATTCTAACTCTTGAGGAATTGTAGATGTGTAGAGTCTCTTCAGTTATTTTTTGTTACTGCCCGCTTTGAATATAGATTTGCTAAGTATCAGACCTCAAGAGATGTAATTTCTGAAAGCACAAGTTTCCCCAAACAGATGTAGCAATCATAATCGGAGCAGGTGTAGCCTTTTGATTTTTCCCATGAAACTGAAATTTCGTTTGACATCGATTCGAGATCGACCCAGCATTCAATACTCCCTGTCGTTAGTTTGTGATAGGAAGGAAACTTGGATTAAGAAATCGGAGATAGAGATACAAGTTGTCATTTTCATGTGGGTTTCTTCTAATCACGATGTCCGATTCTTATCACCCTTGAACGCGACCGTCAATCTAATCTGACCACTTAGAAACACAAAAAAGAGGAGTGTCAAAAGACTACTCCCCCAATGACTTTTATCGCTCAATAACTTAATAGAAACATCTACACAGAGCTTATGCTTGAGTTGGCTGATTATCGCTATCGAACGGGTCTGCCATTGTTACAACCAGCTTCAACAACAACTAAACAACAGGATCAGGCACTTTCAGTCCCCTATATATCGGGTCTGCCATTGTTACGGCCAAGATCATGCGGTCATTGCGATCAACGCCGGAGATTTTCAGTCCCCTATATGACGGGTCTGCCATTGTTACATGATGATACATACAAAATGCCGATAACGATTACATCTTTCAGTCCCCTATATAACGGGTCTGCCATTGTTACTTCTGGGTTCAGCACTTGGGCAAGGGCTACCCACTGCCCTTTCAGTCCCCTATCTAACGGGTCTGCCATTGTTACCGACCTCGGCCGGGATAAGAAAACGCAGTCGTGGCGCGGCTTCACGAGACGTTGCGTCCCTGCTGGAAACTGCTTTTTTTCGAGGATCGACTTTTTGCACCAACAGGTGGGGGCATCCTCGAAAACCGTA from Tumebacillus algifaecis encodes the following:
- a CDS encoding helix-turn-helix domain-containing protein gives rise to the protein MMSLGQRVRELRLKKGTTQIELASGICTPSLISQIESDRARPSYKTLVAIANRLEVPLEQLLKEVNLDLEYSSKYKLAMSMVRAKEFQTAMPLLHDLLEHTQHRIPQENLQIEFARCHIALGNLLEAEKVLNQLYQICNTGRNNHLLAEVMLALGQVALLKNEYPISLFHTSRAWDEVQRVEDLDADFQAKILMQFATLHERMGKGSEAVEYYEQALLLNRCNGEERGKTYIRLAELYDRQKKYEQAEEYAMKAKVLLEEQANRQQCHAMQHRLVMLQRASSDWKMSVQKLLSIADQYERDGDKSKAGDIMADIAMICLEHNELDEAWAYAEKARMALSDTDPIIGKVHRVLSFVYFHHNDELKGEKHLTNAIKIFEQHGKMAELDEVNRQMCQYLDRKGEHQKAYERMVRFQQNLIEQLDQRGIVL
- a CDS encoding helix-turn-helix domain-containing protein is translated as MSTVEYTASSTLAKIKLGRRISELMTEKGDAYSIRAFAEKIGMNRETFRQMLLGTRRIAPSELELISKGLNVSPERLKQEDTFQKEQELVKVLTGKKRTKVMLIRANALAMELVEVAKGMTERGNSLNLLGRVLFVQERFEEAHQTWLTAYEYAKSVETEFDDKQLLYLVTSNLMLTSSIRKEYSQIEEMLKLVEEVFSDDPNKLGRAYYTRMKMYEDRGELVQAKKLAYRSLELFEQTNDKKQIGHALINVAHYEYIAGDYKTSARLLVSAINTVQEFEGILILAVKEYVKSLLQLRDYDMAMQVLNEYESLAQEYPEYWGRLQVMQTVVRDDPSYAESVINNPNISQTLRYLACKSLMEYYFLKDDGESAIRYYEKSRMLSGTKSEFLNEEGF